One Sphaerisporangium krabiense DNA segment encodes these proteins:
- a CDS encoding dihydrofolate reductase family protein, with translation MGKVVMYSSVSVDGFVADENDQPGPLFDWLSSGDVPLDESGELKVSRTSYDYTRPYWDQIGVTIVGRHVFDLTDGWDGKPPGGIDHVVVVSHRPMPEGWDPEAPFHFVDGVEAAVAKAQELAGDRVVEVAAGDVGGQVLAAGLIDEVRMDVVPVVFGSGKRYFGSVHAQHLLEDPDVVIQGDRVLHLRYRVRR, from the coding sequence GTGGGCAAGGTGGTCATGTACAGCTCGGTGTCGGTGGACGGCTTCGTCGCGGACGAGAATGACCAGCCCGGACCGCTGTTCGACTGGTTGTCCAGCGGTGACGTCCCGTTGGACGAGAGCGGCGAGCTGAAGGTGTCGCGGACGTCCTACGACTACACCCGGCCGTACTGGGACCAGATCGGAGTCACGATCGTCGGCCGCCACGTCTTCGACCTGACGGACGGCTGGGACGGGAAGCCGCCGGGCGGCATCGACCACGTGGTCGTCGTGTCGCACCGGCCGATGCCCGAGGGCTGGGACCCCGAGGCGCCGTTTCACTTCGTCGACGGCGTCGAGGCAGCCGTGGCCAAGGCGCAGGAGCTCGCGGGTGACCGCGTGGTCGAGGTCGCCGCCGGCGACGTCGGTGGGCAGGTGCTTGCCGCGGGCCTGATCGACGAGGTGCGCATGGACGTCGTACCCGTCGTGTTCGGGTCCGGCAAGCGCTACTTCGGGTCGGTCCACGCGCAGCACCTGTTGGAGGATCCTGACGTGGTGATTCAGGGCGACCGGGTTCTTCACCTGCGCTATCGGGTGCGCCGTTGA
- a CDS encoding helix-turn-helix domain-containing protein, with translation MEYVSRVPRPPLDGLIDDLYYLEGAPPYARLTLPPGPSALLIVNLGAPFRIRAGVGTEVTEYADGCVVTMPTRAWEFGYPLRTRSVGVHVKPWGLAPFLSVPAAELCDRPVTVEQVWGRPAIAELRDRLPMADGPHEMLTLLEEELMRRLCETAGLGLVRHTSGVIAAASGAVAIGDLSVAAGVSSTHLAQRFKELIGVTPKRLARTYRFAATVFAIDPAGPIDWGELADGAGYFDQAHFGHEFRAFTGLTPTRYVEVRRRFMREHPGHTLDGWPLPAD, from the coding sequence GTGGAGTATGTGTCCAGAGTGCCGCGACCGCCGCTGGACGGGCTGATCGATGACCTTTACTACCTGGAGGGTGCGCCGCCGTACGCCCGGCTGACGTTGCCGCCGGGGCCGTCGGCGTTGCTCATCGTCAACCTTGGGGCGCCGTTCCGCATCCGCGCCGGCGTCGGCACCGAGGTGACCGAGTACGCCGACGGCTGTGTGGTCACCATGCCCACCCGCGCGTGGGAGTTCGGCTACCCACTTCGGACCCGGTCCGTCGGCGTGCACGTCAAGCCGTGGGGGCTGGCGCCGTTCCTGTCGGTGCCCGCGGCCGAGCTGTGTGATCGGCCGGTGACGGTGGAGCAGGTTTGGGGGCGGCCCGCCATTGCTGAGCTGCGGGACCGGCTCCCCATGGCGGACGGGCCGCACGAGATGCTGACGCTGCTCGAGGAGGAGCTGATGCGACGGCTGTGCGAGACCGCCGGCCTGGGGCTGGTCCGCCATACGAGCGGCGTCATCGCGGCGGCCAGCGGGGCGGTGGCGATCGGCGACCTGAGCGTGGCGGCCGGTGTCAGCAGCACTCATCTGGCGCAGCGGTTCAAGGAGCTCATCGGCGTCACGCCGAAGCGGCTGGCGCGCACCTACCGCTTCGCCGCCACCGTGTTCGCGATCGACCCCGCCGGGCCGATCGACTGGGGCGAGCTCGCCGATGGCGCAGGCTACTTCGACCAGGCCCACTTCGGCCACGAGTTCCGGGCGTTCACCGGGCTCACGCCGACCCGGTACGTCGAGGTCCGGCGGCGGTTCATGCGCGAACATCCCGGCCACACGCTGGACGGCTGGCCGCTGCCGGCCGATTGA
- a CDS encoding NUDIX hydrolase, whose product MAQNLPMTISADDSDPARIVTTVLRDDDRVLPCHRSAGRRWYPDVWDLPGGHVEEAEDPKESLVHELREELGITASEPPSPPIHKIRAATFAMQIWLIDRWTGTPINAAPNDPDAVAWSETSALDSLRLAHEPYLSMLTTVLAT is encoded by the coding sequence ATGGCTCAGAACCTGCCGATGACGATCTCCGCTGACGACTCCGATCCGGCCCGCATTGTGACGACCGTTCTCCGCGACGATGATCGGGTGTTGCCGTGTCATCGAAGCGCCGGACGCCGTTGGTATCCCGACGTGTGGGATCTACCGGGCGGTCATGTCGAGGAGGCGGAGGATCCGAAAGAGAGCCTTGTCCACGAGCTTCGGGAGGAGCTGGGAATCACGGCATCGGAGCCGCCCAGCCCGCCGATACATAAGATCCGGGCCGCGACGTTCGCCATGCAGATCTGGCTGATCGACAGGTGGACCGGAACACCCATCAACGCCGCGCCAAACGATCCCGACGCTGTGGCGTGGTCCGAGACGTCGGCTCTCGACAGCCTGCGTCTCGCCCACGAGCCGTATCTCTCGATGCTCACTACCGTGCTCGCCACGTGA
- a CDS encoding VUT family protein, which yields MKVSVGLGSAALLAYIATIPAANLAVTHLGAVPVGFGYVAPAGVYMVGLALVLRDLSREAAGRFAVLAAIAVGIVLSYLLADPDLAMASAVAFAVAELADFGVYEPLRRRGLMIAILASNAIGLLVDSLLFLNLAFGSLEYLPGQILGKAWMTLAAVAALALLRRRRTTA from the coding sequence GTGAAGGTTTCCGTTGGCCTCGGCAGCGCCGCACTCCTCGCCTACATCGCTACCATCCCTGCAGCGAACCTCGCAGTGACCCACCTTGGGGCGGTCCCTGTGGGCTTCGGTTACGTCGCGCCTGCCGGCGTTTACATGGTGGGACTGGCGCTCGTGCTTCGCGATCTCAGCCGAGAAGCCGCTGGCCGCTTCGCTGTCCTAGCAGCAATAGCCGTCGGCATTGTCCTCTCATACTTGCTGGCCGACCCCGACCTCGCCATGGCCTCAGCCGTGGCCTTCGCCGTAGCAGAACTGGCGGACTTCGGTGTCTACGAACCGCTTCGCCGACGAGGATTGATGATCGCCATCCTTGCATCGAACGCCATCGGCCTCCTAGTCGACAGCCTCCTGTTCCTCAACTTGGCTTTCGGCTCCCTTGAGTACCTTCCAGGGCAGATTCTCGGCAAGGCCTGGATGACCCTTGCGGCAGTTGCAGCCTTGGCCCTTCTCCGACGGCGGCGGACTACGGCTTAA
- the queC gene encoding 7-cyano-7-deazaguanine synthase QueC — MDTFKSKAVVLLSGGLDSTTVLAIARQEGYETYALSFRYGQRHTEELEAAKKIAVELGAAEHVIADINLAVFGGSALTDDALDVPHHDSVDDLGSEIPITYVPARNTVFLSFALAWAETLGSSDVFIGVNALDYSGYPDCRPEYIEAFERMANLATKAGVEGTQKLKIHTPLIQLTKAQTIQRGLELEVDYSWTHSCYDPIDGRACETCDSCLLRGRGFAELGMVDPSFTSKKA, encoded by the coding sequence ATGGATACGTTCAAGTCGAAGGCCGTTGTCCTCCTAAGCGGCGGCCTGGACTCGACGACTGTCCTTGCCATCGCCCGCCAGGAAGGCTACGAGACCTACGCGCTCAGCTTTCGCTATGGGCAGCGGCACACCGAGGAACTCGAGGCTGCGAAGAAGATCGCCGTCGAGTTGGGGGCGGCAGAGCATGTGATCGCTGACATCAACCTTGCTGTCTTCGGTGGATCCGCGCTCACCGACGACGCTCTCGACGTGCCGCACCATGACAGTGTTGACGATCTTGGCTCTGAGATTCCGATCACGTATGTCCCCGCTCGCAACACCGTCTTTCTATCCTTCGCGCTCGCCTGGGCGGAGACCCTTGGGTCGTCGGATGTGTTCATCGGGGTAAACGCTCTTGACTACAGCGGCTACCCGGACTGCCGGCCGGAGTACATCGAGGCTTTCGAGCGTATGGCCAACCTCGCGACGAAGGCTGGCGTAGAAGGCACTCAGAAGCTCAAGATCCATACCCCTCTGATTCAACTGACGAAGGCGCAGACGATCCAGCGCGGCCTCGAACTGGAAGTCGACTACTCCTGGACCCACAGTTGCTACGACCCGATCGATGGACGCGCCTGTGAGACCTGCGACTCTTGCCTGCTGCGTGGACGAGGCTTCGCCGAGCTTGGCATGGTCGATCCATCCTTCACTTCAAAGAAGGCTTGA
- the queE gene encoding 7-carboxy-7-deazaguanine synthase yields the protein MKEIFYTLQGEGSHTGRPSVFCRFTSCNLWTGREKDRHRAMCKFCDTDFVGTDGPGGGRFRTAVDLAAAVAKAWRGQPHPRSKPYVVCTGGEPLLQLDAEAVDALHDEGFEVAIETNGTRPAPDGIDWICVSPKAGTKLLLTSGHDLKLVYPQAGAEPELFEHLDFDRFLLQPMDSEDLVVNTKAAIEYCLEHPQWQLSVQSHKTLGIR from the coding sequence GTGAAAGAGATCTTCTACACGCTGCAGGGAGAGGGGAGCCACACAGGGCGCCCGTCGGTCTTCTGCCGGTTCACTAGTTGCAACCTGTGGACAGGTCGCGAGAAGGACCGGCACAGAGCGATGTGCAAGTTCTGCGACACAGATTTCGTGGGCACGGATGGCCCTGGAGGCGGTCGTTTCCGCACAGCAGTCGACCTTGCCGCTGCTGTCGCCAAGGCCTGGCGGGGGCAACCTCACCCGCGTAGCAAGCCGTATGTGGTGTGCACAGGAGGAGAGCCCCTGTTGCAACTGGACGCCGAAGCAGTCGACGCTCTGCACGATGAAGGCTTCGAGGTAGCCATCGAGACGAATGGCACCCGGCCCGCTCCTGATGGCATCGACTGGATCTGTGTGAGCCCCAAGGCGGGTACGAAACTGCTACTGACCTCAGGACACGATCTGAAGTTGGTCTATCCCCAGGCCGGTGCGGAGCCCGAACTCTTCGAACACCTCGATTTTGACCGCTTCCTGCTTCAACCAATGGACAGCGAGGACCTCGTCGTGAACACGAAGGCAGCGATCGAGTACTGCCTCGAGCATCCTCAGTGGCAGTTGAGTGTACAAAGTCACAAGACCTTGGGAATCCGTTGA
- the queD gene encoding 6-carboxytetrahydropterin synthase QueD, which produces MIEIFREFMFEAAHRLPSVPPGHKCARLHGHSYRVEVHVRGEVAPTTGWLMDFAEIKAAFQPVLDQLDHYYLNEVPGLENPTSEVLAKWIWDRLISSLPLSAILVRETCTSGCVYRGEN; this is translated from the coding sequence TTGATCGAGATTTTCCGTGAGTTCATGTTCGAGGCGGCTCACCGGCTGCCGAGCGTACCTCCTGGTCACAAGTGCGCCAGGCTCCACGGACATAGCTATCGTGTGGAAGTACATGTGCGCGGTGAGGTTGCCCCCACGACAGGGTGGCTGATGGATTTCGCCGAGATCAAGGCTGCCTTTCAACCTGTTCTGGACCAGCTTGACCACTATTACCTCAATGAAGTGCCTGGGCTCGAGAACCCGACGAGCGAAGTCTTGGCGAAATGGATCTGGGATCGTCTTATCAGCAGCTTGCCTCTGTCGGCGATTCTTGTTCGAGAGACGTGTACTTCCGGTTGTGTCTACCGCGGGGAGAACTGA
- the folE2 gene encoding GTP cyclohydrolase FolE2: MLEDVQTTPDSRGIGLDEVGIEGLRYPILVADGQGAKRETVATAAMSVTLGPGVKGAHLSRFIEVLHGARDQLTFATAAALAEDLRRHMGSSSARVLAFPYFLEREAPVTRSRAYVEYTCAVTATSSDADAQSVLSVEVPVTSVCPCSKAISDRGAHNQRGHITIEIKPSDLWFDELIDIAESAASSPVYALLKRPDERHVTMAGYDNPVFVEDMVRNVCLVLAASNRIATYRVRAANDESIHNHAAYAAVSWTSPNGA; this comes from the coding sequence ATGCTTGAGGACGTTCAGACAACTCCTGACAGTCGCGGTATAGGTCTCGATGAAGTTGGAATCGAGGGTCTTCGCTACCCGATTCTTGTCGCTGACGGGCAGGGCGCCAAACGAGAGACCGTTGCCACAGCAGCCATGTCGGTCACTCTCGGACCTGGCGTCAAGGGCGCGCATCTCAGCAGGTTCATCGAGGTGCTTCATGGCGCACGCGACCAGTTGACCTTTGCTACTGCGGCGGCTCTGGCTGAAGATCTACGGCGGCACATGGGAAGCTCTAGCGCCCGTGTACTGGCTTTCCCCTACTTCCTCGAACGCGAGGCGCCCGTCACACGTTCGCGAGCGTACGTCGAGTACACCTGCGCCGTAACCGCCACCAGCAGTGACGCCGATGCCCAATCAGTGTTGAGCGTCGAGGTGCCGGTCACCAGCGTGTGCCCCTGCAGTAAAGCCATCAGTGACCGTGGTGCCCACAACCAGCGCGGTCACATCACTATCGAGATCAAACCATCTGATCTCTGGTTCGACGAACTGATCGACATCGCCGAGAGCGCTGCCTCCTCGCCGGTCTACGCACTGCTCAAGCGTCCGGATGAGCGCCACGTCACCATGGCTGGCTACGACAATCCGGTCTTCGTCGAAGACATGGTCCGCAACGTCTGCCTCGTCCTTGCGGCCTCCAACCGGATCGCCACATACCGGGTACGTGCTGCCAACGACGAGAGCATTCACAACCATGCGGCCTATGCGGCAGTCTCCTGGACCTCTCCGAACGGCGCATAG
- the dbpB gene encoding DGQHR domain-containing protein DpdB — translation MTNSPRSRTSEVRALRIIQAKDYPLYIFMLRAEEILEFADISRVSRDEAGKLIGYQRPQVKNHIQEIVQYLDSDVPIFPNPIIMALSPRVRFRSTRGGNRHADDGVSDTGRLTIPLPEAGKPRPAWIVDGQQRALALAQTRRHDFPVPITAFVADTVNLQRDQFVRINNTKPLPRGLVTELLPEVDSPLPPRLTIRKAPSQLCDFLNSDKRSPFYGLIKRASTASSKQSGAVVTDTGIVDMIQESLTSSSGALYPYRDIGRGETDFDGIIQALFLYWTAVRETFPEAWGKPPEKSRLMHGAGIRAMGRLMDRILGVVDPQRADAPETVRKHLEVIAPHCRWTSGSWDDLGHRWNEIENVSKHVHELSNHLIRVYQIARRGLA, via the coding sequence ATGACCAATTCGCCGAGGTCGCGTACAAGCGAGGTTCGTGCGCTTCGGATCATCCAGGCGAAAGACTATCCTCTGTACATCTTTATGCTGCGCGCTGAAGAGATTCTTGAGTTCGCCGACATCTCCAGGGTGAGCAGAGATGAGGCGGGCAAGCTGATCGGATATCAACGCCCACAAGTGAAGAATCACATACAGGAGATCGTCCAATACCTGGACAGCGATGTCCCGATCTTCCCTAATCCGATCATCATGGCACTGTCGCCGCGAGTGCGTTTCCGCAGCACTCGGGGCGGCAATAGGCACGCTGACGATGGAGTCTCCGACACCGGAAGGCTAACCATCCCTCTTCCAGAGGCTGGAAAGCCTAGGCCAGCCTGGATCGTTGATGGGCAGCAGCGCGCATTGGCGCTCGCCCAGACACGACGACATGACTTTCCTGTGCCGATCACTGCATTCGTGGCAGACACGGTCAACCTGCAGCGGGATCAGTTCGTCCGGATCAACAACACGAAACCGTTGCCACGAGGACTTGTGACGGAGCTCCTTCCCGAGGTCGACAGCCCACTTCCACCACGTCTCACGATACGGAAGGCGCCCTCTCAACTGTGCGATTTCCTTAATTCGGATAAGCGCTCCCCGTTCTATGGTCTGATCAAGCGCGCGTCTACTGCGAGCTCTAAGCAGAGTGGCGCAGTAGTGACAGACACTGGAATCGTGGACATGATTCAGGAGAGTCTCACATCATCTTCTGGAGCCCTTTATCCATACCGGGATATCGGTAGAGGAGAGACCGACTTCGATGGGATTATTCAGGCGCTTTTCTTATATTGGACGGCGGTTCGAGAGACATTTCCCGAGGCGTGGGGGAAACCGCCAGAGAAGAGTCGGCTTATGCATGGCGCCGGTATTAGAGCCATGGGCCGACTCATGGACAGAATCCTGGGCGTCGTTGACCCACAGCGTGCAGATGCTCCGGAGACAGTACGGAAACATCTAGAAGTCATTGCCCCGCACTGCAGATGGACCTCGGGTTCCTGGGACGACCTAGGGCACCGATGGAATGAGATCGAAAATGTAAGCAAGCATGTGCACGAACTCTCTAATCATCTCATTCGTGTCTATCAGATTGCACGTAGGGGGCTCGCATGA
- the dpdA gene encoding tRNA-guanine transglycosylase DpdA translates to MKFYFPDSQDQISPTFNFLTEEHSPYRVRQRDDKYAHEVLKPQPYDGLLVSKAIVDGSVKGAGKYSMPQRERLYRLGVSKYFRLSENVVTLGDCGAFNYVDEELPPYTTAEVLDFYERCGFHSGISIDHVIFGYDPTVSDELVNPAWKKRRQISLRYAGEFYDRVQERGNKIEPVGAAQGWSPASYADSVKCLQEFGYKRIALGGMVPLRTQDILACLEEISQIRLSDTELHLLGITRVTSMEEFATYGVTSFDSTSPFRQAFMDDRNNYHTETGAYTAIRVPQVDGNPALKRRILAGEISQAKAKSAERECMKRLRAYDEGLESLDRVIEILGEYEQLVEPGKKKSKIAAYRVTLEAKPWKSCKCTICAAHGVEIVIFRGSERNKRRGFHNLSVFDTKMHRIKNPLGQEY, encoded by the coding sequence ATGAAATTCTACTTCCCGGACAGCCAGGACCAGATCAGTCCTACTTTTAATTTTCTTACCGAAGAGCATTCTCCGTATCGGGTGCGGCAGCGCGATGACAAGTATGCGCATGAGGTCCTAAAGCCGCAGCCCTATGACGGGCTCCTTGTGAGCAAAGCAATCGTGGACGGCTCGGTGAAGGGTGCTGGAAAGTACTCGATGCCGCAACGGGAGCGGCTGTATCGATTGGGCGTTTCAAAATATTTCAGACTATCCGAAAATGTTGTTACGCTTGGAGATTGCGGTGCTTTCAACTATGTCGATGAGGAATTGCCGCCGTATACAACGGCAGAGGTGTTGGACTTCTACGAGCGCTGCGGCTTTCATTCAGGGATCAGCATTGACCATGTGATCTTCGGCTACGATCCGACAGTGTCCGATGAATTAGTTAATCCCGCCTGGAAGAAGCGACGGCAGATCTCGTTGCGGTACGCCGGTGAGTTCTATGACCGCGTCCAGGAGCGAGGAAACAAGATCGAACCCGTCGGTGCTGCGCAGGGGTGGAGCCCGGCAAGCTATGCCGATAGCGTTAAATGCCTGCAAGAGTTCGGGTACAAGCGCATCGCTCTCGGAGGCATGGTGCCACTGAGAACACAAGATATCCTCGCTTGCCTGGAAGAAATCAGTCAGATACGCCTATCGGACACAGAGTTGCATCTTTTAGGGATTACCAGGGTGACATCGATGGAAGAATTCGCCACCTATGGTGTCACTAGTTTTGACAGTACCTCGCCGTTCCGACAGGCATTCATGGATGACCGTAACAACTATCATACGGAGACCGGGGCGTATACTGCTATTCGTGTCCCGCAGGTCGACGGAAACCCAGCACTCAAGCGACGGATCTTGGCGGGAGAGATATCACAGGCGAAGGCCAAGTCGGCTGAGCGTGAATGCATGAAGCGCCTGCGCGCGTATGACGAAGGCCTCGAAAGCCTGGACAGGGTAATTGAGATTCTCGGAGAGTATGAACAATTGGTTGAGCCGGGAAAAAAGAAAAGCAAAATCGCGGCTTATCGGGTTACCCTTGAAGCCAAGCCCTGGAAATCATGTAAATGCACCATCTGTGCGGCGCATGGTGTTGAGATAGTCATCTTCCGTGGATCAGAGCGAAACAAGAGACGTGGGTTCCATAACCTGTCGGTGTTCGACACTAAGATGCACCGCATCAAGAATCCTCTTGGACAGGAGTACTGA
- the dbpB gene encoding DGQHR domain-containing protein DpdB, with protein sequence MADRQILRLPALEVRQGSRRIYCFAVDGKRLPEFAAVSRIRRDAKDQLQGYQRPEVASHIRAIQRYLESESPMVPNALVLAFDSRVRFEPVVTSHRIGYSVPGELIVPLDETLEDDEKPAWVVDGQQRSAAIRDADIGEFPVAVVGFIADNHAEQRAQFILVNNTKPLPKGLIHELLPDTNTHLPPAYARRQLPAALMTRLNGTFDGPFYRAIATPTSPDGYIKDNSILRMIEHSLYQGALYKYRDPMDGAGDVDQMLAHLNTYWALVRETFPEAWSLPPRLSRLTHGVGIQAMGFLMDHLTEDLSPQEIAGAVNDALKRLEASAAWTDGSWKFGSNGTRKWNSFQNTPNDVRLLTDGLLYLINQEALF encoded by the coding sequence ATGGCCGACCGCCAGATCCTTCGTCTCCCAGCGTTGGAGGTCCGGCAGGGATCGCGCCGCATATACTGCTTCGCTGTCGACGGCAAGAGACTCCCCGAGTTCGCTGCGGTCTCCCGCATACGTCGTGATGCGAAAGATCAACTCCAGGGGTACCAGCGACCCGAGGTTGCTAGCCACATCCGGGCCATCCAGCGTTATCTCGAGTCCGAGAGCCCGATGGTACCGAACGCGCTAGTGCTCGCTTTCGACAGCCGTGTCCGCTTCGAACCCGTGGTCACGAGTCACAGAATCGGCTACTCGGTGCCAGGAGAACTGATCGTCCCCTTGGACGAGACTCTAGAAGATGACGAGAAGCCGGCCTGGGTGGTCGACGGCCAGCAGCGCAGCGCTGCCATCCGCGATGCTGACATCGGAGAGTTCCCTGTCGCGGTCGTCGGCTTCATAGCGGACAACCACGCTGAGCAGCGCGCCCAGTTCATCCTCGTCAACAACACCAAACCCCTTCCCAAGGGCCTGATCCACGAGCTCCTGCCAGACACCAACACCCACCTGCCGCCGGCGTACGCTCGTCGCCAACTCCCTGCGGCTCTGATGACCCGCCTTAACGGAACGTTCGATGGGCCGTTTTACCGAGCCATTGCGACGCCCACGTCTCCCGATGGGTACATCAAAGACAACAGCATTCTCCGGATGATCGAGCACAGCCTCTATCAGGGCGCTCTCTACAAGTATCGTGACCCGATGGACGGTGCCGGCGACGTCGATCAGATGCTGGCGCATCTCAACACCTACTGGGCCTTGGTACGCGAAACGTTCCCCGAGGCGTGGTCTCTGCCGCCCAGACTTTCGCGACTTACTCATGGCGTAGGGATCCAAGCGATGGGTTTCCTCATGGACCACCTAACTGAGGATCTGTCTCCTCAGGAGATCGCTGGTGCGGTCAACGATGCCCTGAAGCGACTCGAAGCAAGTGCTGCATGGACTGACGGCTCCTGGAAGTTCGGAAGCAACGGGACCCGCAAGTGGAACAGCTTCCAGAACACACCCAACGACGTCCGCTTGCTCACTGACGGTCTGCTATACCTAATCAACCAGGAAGCACTCTTTTAA
- the dpdD gene encoding protein DpdD, with amino-acid sequence MNTDASETSGSFIQNFLTRFMGMGNDVGNPKLSTHVAPFLHYAFTRSDLPVVLPRYQALIDEFAMYVIARERSEVGATRGLIVSFAGPSYCVSGDLAPALLNRNDPVDKAVIDFFSEDTTFILRAGKNREKRRRLRESLGLMQATMSARPRRSWSVAKPLGRLIAQFDAELAAGGEASSLHVLQEIQARGGMTPTNLAHLQIKRLDRLGLSAQLLEMEDLPNVLHQNPPIPVGEAVLNAVRSAVLEESLSVGDLEAAYERLRTLDLPLPVKVDAHRLGPQALTVLLTAALGRGDDDYLGVLLHKLDEQRQAELIPATLLDAARKRAPSAAEATDEPHPAESSAVEASLRGSINSWMGLFMAVAKEGTDPSAVLTDSIWREWPPPADSDNEVAELLTDLTDQEWDRCWRLTGPFIEADEYTHVAPRSTREFINYALSGNRLAVGDLNAVYALTESYLRSSPSANEYRQLLDELRDTSPQWVSIDNSRIVLDFVDRLILVPCPDESARLNLAIALLEPLSRRSTRLDPATLAFSKQLAKELGVPLQWAPTESTSPSTAEVQINGKGEVILLYSLDNQVLMRVAETLEKLAPGIKVLMSSDKISTTSLKQKAQHATRVVLATRCATHAATGAITARTRAKIAFADGSGSASLLRAAVNVLAD; translated from the coding sequence GTGAACACGGACGCGTCTGAGACCAGCGGTTCCTTCATCCAGAACTTCCTTACGAGGTTCATGGGGATGGGCAACGATGTCGGCAACCCCAAACTGTCCACACATGTTGCCCCATTTCTCCACTATGCCTTCACGAGGAGCGACCTCCCTGTCGTGCTCCCTCGATATCAGGCACTCATCGACGAATTTGCGATGTACGTCATCGCGAGGGAGCGATCCGAGGTCGGGGCAACGCGAGGCTTAATTGTTTCCTTCGCAGGACCGTCCTATTGTGTGTCCGGCGACCTAGCGCCGGCACTCCTCAATCGAAACGACCCGGTTGATAAGGCGGTCATCGACTTCTTCTCGGAGGACACAACCTTCATTCTCCGTGCAGGTAAGAACCGGGAGAAGAGGAGGAGACTTCGCGAATCCCTTGGACTGATGCAGGCGACCATGAGTGCACGGCCGCGCAGATCGTGGAGCGTGGCCAAGCCCTTGGGTCGCCTCATCGCCCAGTTCGACGCGGAACTCGCGGCCGGTGGTGAGGCCAGCTCATTGCATGTCCTGCAAGAGATTCAGGCGCGTGGCGGTATGACGCCCACCAACCTCGCGCATCTACAGATCAAACGTCTCGACCGACTCGGACTCAGTGCACAGCTACTCGAGATGGAGGATCTCCCGAACGTACTCCACCAGAATCCGCCCATCCCGGTGGGTGAAGCCGTGCTCAACGCCGTACGGTCGGCGGTACTCGAAGAGTCGCTGAGCGTGGGCGACCTTGAGGCTGCCTACGAGCGGCTTCGAACGCTCGATCTTCCGCTGCCGGTGAAAGTGGATGCTCATCGCCTTGGTCCGCAGGCGCTCACTGTCCTGCTCACCGCGGCGCTTGGACGAGGCGACGACGACTACCTCGGAGTCTTGCTCCACAAGCTTGATGAGCAGAGACAGGCAGAGTTGATCCCGGCAACTCTGTTGGATGCTGCACGGAAGCGTGCTCCGAGCGCAGCAGAAGCAACGGATGAACCCCACCCGGCAGAGTCGTCGGCGGTCGAGGCATCCCTCCGGGGATCGATCAACTCGTGGATGGGTCTGTTCATGGCTGTGGCGAAGGAGGGCACCGATCCAAGCGCAGTGCTCACCGATTCGATCTGGCGTGAGTGGCCACCCCCGGCGGACTCGGATAACGAGGTTGCCGAACTTCTGACTGACCTGACGGATCAAGAATGGGATCGCTGCTGGAGACTGACAGGACCCTTTATCGAAGCAGATGAGTACACACACGTCGCGCCGCGATCCACAAGAGAGTTCATAAACTATGCTCTCAGCGGAAATCGCTTGGCCGTCGGCGATCTCAATGCAGTTTACGCGCTGACAGAAAGCTATCTTCGCTCCTCCCCTTCAGCGAACGAATACCGTCAGTTACTAGACGAACTAAGGGATACTTCCCCTCAGTGGGTATCGATCGACAACTCGCGAATCGTACTGGATTTCGTAGATCGACTTATTCTGGTACCATGCCCCGATGAGAGCGCTAGGTTAAATCTTGCGATCGCCCTGCTCGAACCCCTTTCAAGGCGATCAACTCGACTCGACCCCGCAACACTAGCGTTTTCCAAACAGCTCGCTAAGGAACTTGGCGTTCCACTGCAATGGGCACCCACCGAAAGCACTTCACCTTCGACGGCAGAGGTGCAGATCAACGGTAAGGGTGAGGTAATCCTGCTCTACTCCCTCGACAATCAGGTCCTGATGCGCGTCGCCGAGACCCTCGAAAAGCTAGCTCCGGGCATCAAGGTTTTGATGAGCAGCGACAAGATCTCCACGACCTCCTTAAAACAGAAGGCCCAGCACGCCACCAGAGTGGTCCTCGCCACCAGGTGTGCTACACACGCAGCAACCGGCGCAATAACCGCCAGGACCAGAGCCAAGATTGCCTTCGCCGACGGCAGCGGTTCTGCATCACTCCTGCGCGCAGCAGTCAACGTCTTGGCTGACTAG